CTACGGCTACGAGTATGACGGCGTGGCCGGCGCCGGATCCGGCGGCGTGACGCGGCTGGCTCCGGCCGGCGCAGCGCCCGGAAGCTACCCGGTGCTGCGCTGTGCCACCACCGGGCCCGTGCCGCTGCCGGCCGGGCTGCCCGCGGTGGCGTGGCGCGCGGGCATCGACCTGAATCCGCTCGACGTCCGCGACCCCGACGACGTCGCCTGGCTCGAGGCGCTGATCTGGCCGGAGCAGGACTTCCGCCGCGAGCGGCTGCGCCAGGCGATCACGATTGCGCAGGCTGACCCGCCGCTGCTGGTCGCCGGGGATCTCAACGAACAGCTCATGTCCCTGGCCGCGCAGGCCCCGGCGGACGCCGCCCTGGTGGTGTTCCACAGTGCGGTGATGGCCTACCTCGACGCGGCAGGGCGCGAAGTCTTCCGGGACAGCATCTCCCTGCTGGCCGCGGACCGGGGCTGCCACTGGCTTTCCAACGAGGGCCACACGGTCATCATCCAGACCGACGGCTCCAGTGTGGTTCCGGAAATGGACGAGGCGCGGCTCGGCGGACGCTTCCTGCTGCTTGAGGACGGCCTGCCGGTGGCCATCGCCGGACCGCATGGACAGAGCCTCGAATGGATCGAGGCGGCCTCCGGCTGAGCGAGCCTACGCCCCGGCCCCGGCTACTTCTTGATGCACTGGCCGGGCGAGACGGTGGCGCCGAGCCCGGGGGCCTGGGCGGCCACGGGGCCGAGGTCGTTCATGGTGATGGCGAAACCGAGCGACGCCTCCGACGTCGACTTCGCGAAGACCACGCCGGACACCTGCCCGTCCATGGTCAGCAGCGGTCCGCCGGAGTTCCCCGGCTGGACGTCGCCGGCGAGCCGGTAGACGTCCTCGGCTGCGGCGTTGTTGCCGTAAATGTCCGGTACCAGCACAGTCGCGATGTCCCGGACGGTGGCCGGTTTGGACTGGAACGGCCCACCGTGCGGATAACCCGCGAACGCCGCGGGGCTGCCGGCGGGAAGGTTGGGCCCCAGTGGCAGCGGCGCGGAGGGAAGCCCGTCCACGGCCAGCACAGCCAGATCGTGGCGGCTGTCGAAGTAGACAATCCGGCCCGGAAGGGCCCCGCCGCCCGGGACCTCGACAACCGGCTCGGGGACGCCGGCCACCACGTGGGCGTTGGTCACAACGCGGCCGGGCGAGACGACGAAGCCCGTTCCGGTCTGGTTCTGTCCGCACTGGTAGGCGGTTCCGGCGATCTTCAGCACGGACGCAGCCGCCTTGTTCAGCGCCGGGGTGTCGGTGCTGGCATCCGGGACCGGCACCGGCTGGCCGCCGATGCCTTCGAACAGGGTCGGAATGCCGTCGCCGATCACGGCGGACCGCAGCTGGGCCATGGACGTCTTCAGCGGTGTGGGGGTGACGCCGTCGATAAACCCGATCACCTTCGAATCAGCAAGCTGCTGGGAAACAAACGGAACGCCCAGGGCGCTGATGCTGAAGGCCAGCATGGACATCACGAGGGCGGACACGGCAACGTTGACGCCGCCGCCCACCACCCGGTCGGCCAGCCGGAGCGGGCTGATCCTGACGACGCTGCGGATGCGCCGTCCGATCATGGTGCCCAGCCCGTGCCCCAGCATCATCAGCAGCACGGCCGTGGCGATAATCGCGGTGAGCCGCCAGCCGGGGTCGTCGACGAGATCGCTGACGATGGGCACCGACACGAAGGCGGCCACAGCCCCTGCCGCGAAACCTGCGATGCCGCCCAGCGTCACCAGGAAGCCGTTGCGGAAGCCGTAGATCAGGTAGGACAGGAGCGTGAGGATCAACGCCAGGTCCAAAATGGTCAAGCCGAACACCGGGGCTCCTTAAAAACTTGTAGGCCCTCATTCTACCGGCGTGCACCGACACTTTGCCGGGTGCTGGCGTCCTGCCCGACGCATCCCTGCCCCCAACTGACCGTCGGGGCTCCGGGGGCGTACTCCGGCGCCGTTTCGCGCGTTTCGATGCCAACTACGTCACAGAAGCCGCAAAATTCTGAAACAATGGCTGAAGCGCCCCAGCCGACACAGTAAGTCAGGAGATTTCATGGATATCGAGGTATTGCGCCGCGCACCCCTTTTCGCCACGCTCGACGACGAGGCGTTCCGTCTGCTGACGGACGAACTCACCGAGGTGGACCTCTCACGCGGAGCCTCGGTTTTCCGGGAAGGCGACCAGGGCGACCAGCTCTACTTCATCGTCTCCGGCAAGGTAAAACTCGGCCGCACCTCCCCCGACGGTCGCGAGTCCCTCCTCGCCATCCTCGGCCCGGGCGAACTCTTCGGCGAAATGGCTTTGTTTGACCCGAGCCCGCGCACCGCCACGGCGACCGCAGTCTCTGAAACCCGCCTGGCCGGGCTGAAGAACGAGAGCCTCAACGCCTTGCTGCGCACCCGCCCGGAGGTGTCCGCACAGCTGCTTCAGGCCCTGGCCCGCCGCCTGCGCCGCACCAACGATTCCTTGTCCGACCTCGTCTTCTCCGACGTCCCGGGCCGCGTCGCCAAGGCCCTGCTGGACCTGGCGGACCGCTTCGGCCGTCCCGCGACCGACGGCGTCCTCGTAGCCCACGAGCTCACCCAGGAAGAGCTCGCCCAGCTGGTCGGCGCCTCCCGCGAGACAGTCAACAAGGCCCTCGCCGAATTCGTCCAGCGCGGCTGGCTGCGCCTGGAAGCCCGCGCCGTCGTGATCCTCGACATGCAGCGCCTGCGCCAGCGTTCCCGCTAAGGGTTCCGCAACACGTCCGAAAACCACACAGGGCCGGTCCGTAACAACGGGCCGGCCCTCTGATTTTCGCGGCAGCTACCTCCGGACATGCCCATCCCTGCACGCCAGGGATGGACATATGCCCACTATGTCCATAGCCCGGCTCGAACAATGAGCATGCCCAGCAACGAGTTCCCGTCCCGACGAGCATGTCCATTGCCCGGCTCGAACGATGAGCATGCCCAGCAACGAGTTCCAGTCCCGACGGGCATGCCCATTGCCCGGCTCGAACGATGAGCATGCCCAGCAACGAGTTCCCGTCCCGACGGGCATGTCCATTGCCCGGCTCGAGCGATGAGCATGCCCGGTGGCAGGTCACGTCAGGAGTCCCCACAGCCCCGGGTCGCCCCGTGACGGTCAGCGTTCCCGCTGGGGTTCCCCGGCGACGGTCTTGGCGGCCTCGACTTCGAGCATCAACTGGCCGTCCTCCTCCACCAGGGTCGGCTGGTAGGCGTGTGCCGTGCGCTTGTAGCTGAGGTAGGCGATGCAGCCGTTGGCGGCCGCCATCTTCTCGAGCATGATCTCCGAGCCCGGCACCAGGAGTTGGCCCAGCTTCAGGCCTACGGTGTTCGGCTGGCCCACCTCGTCGCCGAGGGCGGTGGTGTCACGTTCGGCGATGACCTTGCGGACGCACACCCAGCGACCCCAGATGCCCTTGCTGGCCAGCAGCGACGGCTGCTGGTTCATCGGGACGGTCGCGGCAAAGTACCGGGTGTTGAAGCGGCGGTGCGAGAAGTCCGGGCTGAGCCAGTTCACCAGCGGCTTCAGCAGGTCGGTACGCAGCGAAAGTCCGCGCTTGGCCAGCACGTCGGTGAAGGATTTCTCCTGATCGGCCACTGCCTCCCGGGCGCGCATCCACTCGGCCGTGGAGGTTCCCTCCACCGTGGTGGACAGGTCCGGACCGGCCAGCAAAATACCGGTC
The nucleotide sequence above comes from Arthrobacter sp. KBS0702. Encoded proteins:
- a CDS encoding DUF2332 domain-containing protein, encoding MSPASEQAGTADWYRHFGTVDAPGNSACYAEWSVGIADDPELLRRINDWPHNKRQPLLMLGAARFLGARVGPYREFRSFLDAHWDDVSRIVLSRSTQTNEAGRCAALLPSLSRIAAAEGRPLALIEVGASAGLALFPDRYGYEYDGVAGAGSGGVTRLAPAGAAPGSYPVLRCATTGPVPLPAGLPAVAWRAGIDLNPLDVRDPDDVAWLEALIWPEQDFRRERLRQAITIAQADPPLLVAGDLNEQLMSLAAQAPADAALVVFHSAVMAYLDAAGREVFRDSISLLAADRGCHWLSNEGHTVIIQTDGSSVVPEMDEARLGGRFLLLEDGLPVAIAGPHGQSLEWIEAASG
- a CDS encoding MarP family serine protease, with the protein product MFGLTILDLALILTLLSYLIYGFRNGFLVTLGGIAGFAAGAVAAFVSVPIVSDLVDDPGWRLTAIIATAVLLMMLGHGLGTMIGRRIRSVVRISPLRLADRVVGGGVNVAVSALVMSMLAFSISALGVPFVSQQLADSKVIGFIDGVTPTPLKTSMAQLRSAVIGDGIPTLFEGIGGQPVPVPDASTDTPALNKAAASVLKIAGTAYQCGQNQTGTGFVVSPGRVVTNAHVVAGVPEPVVEVPGGGALPGRIVYFDSRHDLAVLAVDGLPSAPLPLGPNLPAGSPAAFAGYPHGGPFQSKPATVRDIATVLVPDIYGNNAAAEDVYRLAGDVQPGNSGGPLLTMDGQVSGVVFAKSTSEASLGFAITMNDLGPVAAQAPGLGATVSPGQCIKK
- a CDS encoding Crp/Fnr family transcriptional regulator, which produces MDIEVLRRAPLFATLDDEAFRLLTDELTEVDLSRGASVFREGDQGDQLYFIVSGKVKLGRTSPDGRESLLAILGPGELFGEMALFDPSPRTATATAVSETRLAGLKNESLNALLRTRPEVSAQLLQALARRLRRTNDSLSDLVFSDVPGRVAKALLDLADRFGRPATDGVLVAHELTQEELAQLVGASRETVNKALAEFVQRGWLRLEARAVVILDMQRLRQRSR
- a CDS encoding NUDIX hydrolase, with the translated sequence MPHLARRLFVLPPDLEGAARSWLEHGERTPRAPRYASSVVLLRDSPTGLETWLGYRPGSSPLGVLAFPGGSLEATDDDAVGWLGPAPQYWAEKMGTSDVGLARRHVVGAIRELFEETGILLAGPDLSTTVEGTSTAEWMRAREAVADQEKSFTDVLAKRGLSLRTDLLKPLVNWLSPDFSHRRFNTRYFAATVPMNQQPSLLASKGIWGRWVCVRKVIAERDTTALGDEVGQPNTVGLKLGQLLVPGSEIMLEKMAAANGCIAYLSYKRTAHAYQPTLVEEDGQLMLEVEAAKTVAGEPQRER